From a region of the Malania oleifera isolate guangnan ecotype guangnan chromosome 12, ASM2987363v1, whole genome shotgun sequence genome:
- the LOC131143686 gene encoding uncharacterized protein LOC131143686: MRQSQMVRSPHLHGLTSSNFSPSLSLSLSVQVYLSPSKLKLIVKGRERERERKQSVLDCLRELIQIQELGMEFKVSAAEESEQMQDSNNEIEQSKVGIMRALVEREDPSSKEVDDLMIRRFLRARDLDIEKASNLFLKYLSWKRTFVPNGSISALEVPNELSHNKLFMQGLDKKGRPITVVFGGRHKQTKGSLEEFKRFVVFSLDKICDRMPRGQEKFICIGDLEGWGYTNSDIRGYLAALSILQDCYPERLAKLFIVHVPYIFMTAWKAIYPFIDNKTKKKIIFVEKKKLRPTLLEDIDESQLPDIYGGKLSLVPIQGA, translated from the exons ATGCGCCAAAGTCAGATGGTCCGCTCACCACATCTTCATGGATTAACTTCGTCGAatttctctccctccctctctctctctctctctgtccaAGTCTACCTCTCTCCGTCCAAATTGAAGTTGATAGtcaagggaagagagagagagagagagaggaagcaATCTGTTCTTGATTGCCTGCGCGAGCTCATACAGATTCAGGAACTGGGAATGGAGTTCAAGGTCTCTGCTGCAGAGGAATCAGAACAAATGCAGGATAGCAATAATGAGATAGAGCAAAGCAAAGTGGGTATCATGAGAGCCCTTGTCGAAAGAGAAGATCCCTCTTCCAAG gaAGTGGATGATTTGATGATCCGGAGATTTTTGCGAGCTCGTGATCTTGATATTGAGAAGGCTTCTAACCTATTCTTAAAGTACTTAAGCTGGAAGCGAACATTTGTTCCCAATGGTTCCATATCTGCATTAGAGGTCCCAAATGAGCTCTCCCACAACAAGTTGTTTATGCAAGGTCTAGACAAGAAGGGACGCCCCATTACAGTTGTATTTGGTGGGAGACATAAACAGACTAAAGGGAGTCTTGAGGAGTTCAAGC GCTTTGTGGTCTTCAGTCTGGACAAAATATGTGACAG GATGCCAAGAGGTCAGGAAAAGTTCATTTGCATTGGAGATCTTGAAGGATGGGGCTACACTAATAGTGACATTCGAGGATACTTGGCGGCTCTATCTATCTTGCAG GATTGTTACCCAGAGAGGCTAGCCAAGTTGTTTATAGTCCATGTGCCTTATATATTTATGACTGCATGGAAGGCTATTTACCCATTTATTGACAAcaaaaccaagaagaag ATTATCTTTGTTGAGAAAAAAAAACTCCGACCAACTCTGCTTGAAGATATTGATGAGAGCCAGCTCCCTGACATCTATGGGGGCAAACTATCACTGGTTCCTATCCAGGGTGCCTAA